One window from the genome of Candidatus Rickettsiella isopodorum encodes:
- the ribD gene encoding bifunctional diaminohydroxyphosphoribosylaminopyrimidine deaminase/5-amino-6-(5-phosphoribosylamino)uracil reductase RibD, with product MNNTADHYLKLALSLAEIRRGFCAPNPCVGAILIKNTQVIATGYHQKSGSAHAEVDAINKADPSLAQGATLYVTLQPCCHTAKKTPPCTEMIIKSGIVKVIYGFRDPNPAVNNQTDKILQHAGIECIQHSVTAIDNFYASYEYWWKYKRPFTTAKLAMSLDGKIAGKNGKRIQLTGDAAQEFTHQRRKQADAILTTAKTICLDNPLLNSRLEDGDYKKPLYILDTHLSIPISAKIFSSAEPITIFHDVNLSKQYQQRLQQHDIRLIPIKSDKNGLDLLEILKRIGKDGKIDLWIEAGGKIFQSFVQNNLLQRAFIYVAPLWLGENAQIAFTLSHPLKAAISINSIILGKDTCFEFKWEEK from the coding sequence ATGAATAATACTGCAGATCATTATCTCAAATTAGCTTTATCATTAGCAGAGATCCGCCGCGGTTTTTGTGCGCCAAATCCTTGTGTGGGCGCTATATTAATTAAAAACACACAGGTTATTGCTACGGGATATCACCAGAAAAGTGGCTCTGCTCATGCTGAAGTGGATGCCATCAATAAAGCTGACCCTTCTCTCGCCCAAGGTGCCACATTGTATGTCACTTTACAACCTTGTTGTCATACCGCTAAAAAAACTCCTCCTTGCACTGAGATGATTATAAAAAGCGGTATAGTGAAAGTCATTTATGGTTTTCGAGATCCTAACCCTGCTGTAAACAACCAGACTGACAAAATATTACAACATGCGGGAATTGAATGTATTCAGCATTCTGTCACTGCTATCGATAATTTTTATGCAAGCTATGAGTACTGGTGGAAATATAAAAGACCATTTACTACCGCAAAATTAGCTATGAGCTTAGATGGGAAAATTGCCGGTAAAAATGGAAAGCGTATTCAATTAACAGGCGATGCAGCGCAAGAGTTTACACATCAACGACGTAAACAAGCTGACGCCATTTTAACAACGGCAAAAACAATTTGCTTAGACAACCCCTTGTTAAATAGCCGTTTAGAGGATGGAGACTATAAAAAACCGCTTTATATTTTAGATACTCATCTGAGCATACCGATTTCAGCAAAAATTTTTAGTTCTGCAGAACCCATTACTATTTTCCATGACGTTAATTTAAGCAAACAATATCAGCAAAGACTACAACAACATGACATACGTTTAATTCCTATAAAAAGTGATAAAAATGGCCTAGATTTACTTGAGATACTGAAGCGAATTGGCAAAGATGGAAAAATAGACCTTTGGATAGAAGCTGGGGGCAAAATTTTTCAATCTTTCGTCCAAAATAACTTATTGCAGCGTGCTTTTATTTACGTGGCACCCCTATGGTTGGGAGAAAATGCCCAAATAGCTTTTACTTTATCTCATCCTTTAAAAGCAGCCATATCGATTAATTCGATTATTTTAGGTAAAGATACTTGTTTTGAGTTTAAATGGGAGGAAAAATAA
- the ribA gene encoding GTP cyclohydrolase II, whose product MIVLFDHENRENEGDLVLAAEKVTPEAINFMAQYARGLICLALVEQDIKRLQIPMMVEHSTNPFNTAFTVSIEAAKGVTTGISAADRAHTIQVAINPDSEPKDIVMPGHIFPLRARKGGVLERMGQTEGSTDLTRLAGLKSAAVICEIMNPDGSMARLPDLERFAKQHQLSLLSVRELIQYRLQTESLVKEIASIRLPTEDYGDLTIKLFESCMDKHHHLAIIKEKSVAAYQPTLVRIHSECFTGDLFGSTRCDCGWQLHESLAQISQQGGILLYLRQEGRGIGLLNKLKAYALQDQGLDTVEANQELGFGSDDRNYWIGAQMLQNLKILQIKLLTNNPQKIIDLEQYGIEVVERIPLIATPNSTNHAYLKTKQTKLGHLLNL is encoded by the coding sequence ATGATTGTTTTATTTGATCATGAGAACCGAGAAAATGAAGGTGACTTAGTCCTTGCTGCTGAAAAAGTGACGCCTGAAGCCATTAATTTTATGGCTCAATATGCACGTGGTTTAATCTGCTTAGCCTTAGTTGAACAAGATATTAAGCGTTTGCAAATCCCTATGATGGTAGAACACTCTACCAACCCTTTTAATACGGCCTTTACTGTGTCTATCGAGGCTGCAAAAGGAGTCACGACTGGCATCTCTGCCGCAGACCGAGCTCATACCATTCAAGTCGCTATCAACCCTGACAGTGAACCAAAAGACATCGTCATGCCAGGACATATTTTCCCTTTACGTGCTCGAAAAGGTGGTGTTTTAGAGCGTATGGGACAAACGGAAGGAAGCACTGACTTAACCCGTTTAGCTGGATTAAAGTCTGCAGCAGTTATCTGTGAAATTATGAATCCTGATGGCAGTATGGCGCGACTCCCTGACTTAGAGAGATTCGCCAAGCAACATCAACTCAGCTTATTATCAGTACGAGAGTTAATCCAATACCGTTTACAAACTGAATCTTTAGTCAAAGAAATCGCTTCTATTCGCTTACCCACCGAAGATTATGGTGATTTGACTATCAAATTGTTTGAAAGTTGTATGGACAAGCATCACCATTTAGCGATTATTAAAGAAAAGTCGGTAGCAGCCTATCAACCCACTTTAGTACGTATCCATTCAGAATGTTTTACCGGCGATCTCTTTGGCTCTACCCGCTGTGATTGTGGTTGGCAATTACATGAATCTTTAGCTCAAATTAGTCAACAAGGCGGTATTTTACTGTACTTACGTCAAGAGGGCCGAGGTATTGGTTTATTGAATAAACTTAAAGCGTATGCTTTACAAGATCAAGGCCTTGATACCGTCGAAGCAAACCAAGAATTAGGTTTTGGCAGTGATGATCGGAATTATTGGATAGGCGCGCAAATGCTGCAAAACTTGAAAATATTGCAGATAAAATTATTAACCAATAATCCCCAAAAAATCATTGACTTAGAACAATACGGAATTGAAGTCGTTGAACGCATTCCATTAATTGCCACACCTAACTCAACGAATCATGCCTATTTAAAAACTAAGCAAACCAAGCTCGGACATCTACTCAATTTATAA
- the ribH gene encoding 6,7-dimethyl-8-ribityllumazine synthase: MQKIKEIIAKPLYFNQPIDEFNITIVVSRFNQSITEELLNGALQRLKELNFPEPCITIVRVPGAVEIGLAAQQIAISDENCLAIICLGAVIRGETDHYDYVCQQVSYACQKIALQESIPIIFGVLTTDSEEQALARIDGTRCHKGRAAVDSAMEMISVLEQIEVD, translated from the coding sequence ATGCAAAAAATAAAAGAAATCATTGCTAAACCTTTATATTTCAATCAACCAATTGATGAGTTTAATATTACTATTGTAGTCAGTCGCTTCAATCAAAGTATCACTGAAGAATTACTGAATGGTGCCTTACAACGATTAAAAGAATTAAATTTTCCTGAACCATGCATCACTATTGTCAGGGTTCCTGGGGCAGTAGAAATCGGTCTTGCAGCTCAGCAAATAGCTATTTCTGATGAAAATTGTTTAGCTATTATTTGTTTGGGCGCGGTTATCCGGGGTGAAACCGATCATTATGACTATGTTTGTCAGCAAGTAAGTTATGCTTGCCAAAAAATTGCTTTACAAGAATCTATACCGATTATTTTTGGCGTGCTAACCACTGACAGCGAAGAACAAGCACTAGCACGTATAGATGGAACCCGATGTCACAAAGGCCGTGCTGCAGTAGATTCAGCAATGGAAATGATCTCGGTTTTAGAACAAATCGAGGTAGACTAA
- a CDS encoding ferredoxin--NADP reductase yields MSRKEFHLTLEASEQIAPDVKHFIFRYEEGESFEFIPGQFITLHIPTAEKTLRRSYSIANKTHQATNKIEFAASYVPAGIASELLFTLKPGDRVTATGPFGRLILREEMPERYVLVATGTGVTPYRTMLAELEHRFKLRPCFKVILLFGVRRPEDLLYRNEFIAFSEKNAWFEFHAYYSRVKLKEALSYEHTGYVLNAFSEIKPNAKQDIVYLCGNPNMVDEVFTLLVKSYAFPTDIIRREKYISSN; encoded by the coding sequence ATGTCACGAAAAGAATTTCATTTAACCCTCGAGGCCAGTGAGCAGATTGCTCCAGACGTCAAGCATTTCATTTTTCGCTATGAAGAGGGTGAGAGCTTTGAGTTTATTCCAGGACAATTTATTACCTTGCATATTCCTACCGCAGAAAAAACACTGCGCCGTAGTTATAGTATCGCTAATAAAACCCATCAGGCGACTAATAAAATTGAATTTGCCGCCTCTTATGTCCCTGCAGGTATTGCGAGTGAGCTGTTATTTACATTAAAACCCGGAGATAGAGTCACGGCGACTGGTCCTTTTGGCCGACTCATTTTGCGAGAGGAGATGCCGGAGCGTTATGTGTTGGTAGCAACGGGTACTGGCGTTACACCCTATCGGACGATGTTAGCAGAATTAGAACACCGCTTTAAATTACGTCCCTGCTTTAAGGTCATTTTGTTATTTGGTGTGCGTAGACCGGAAGATTTATTATATCGCAATGAATTTATTGCATTTTCAGAAAAAAATGCTTGGTTTGAATTTCACGCTTATTATAGTCGGGTTAAATTAAAAGAGGCTTTGAGTTACGAGCATACCGGCTATGTGTTGAATGCCTTTAGTGAAATAAAACCGAATGCTAAACAAGATATTGTGTATTTGTGCGGTAACCCCAACATGGTAGATGAGGTTTTTACACTTTTAGTTAAAAGTTATGCTTTTCCTACGGATATTATTCGACGTGAAAAATATATTTCCTCTAATTGA
- a CDS encoding SGNH/GDSL hydrolase family protein produces MLNTPSIDKFVITGAIALGDSLSDEEKKYNETICGCFPFKWFLYHSDYNNFTNGHTWAYLFGNIFNSILKEKATWSAQEKATYFKNVAEGGATTYDYRNITSFFKYFKGFILSFFLGNIQKQAEKIINIINSSMLGVIFAGANDLVTLGYYDAEGVERAVQGIINTIAILTNRNEKTGSNYLKHLLLIGLPDISETPRFSHKSAKEKSKMKLACRLYNQRLQELANQCQYVNFDCCTVYQFKDKNCLDSETIKNIEKAIVIVGENKERTIYFKNNREFIINKSDEKFKKANITLTKEELAIFSKEGEVSRSQVDESKLDEFVNKVTKQAKLNIDIKMINIEAILDEILKNPEAHGFTAGCAVYYLPESEGQESDLLSLGNITAGNAVIIKKADNRFFSYIIKDGQLIKNDSKPVLQKFDLSKETLDQLNEKIKKFPSESKIITLAYKDDIHNFWIINIIKSVVDHYKKSFNKEIILTSINNSVLGAIKKDYLNRNTIFWDDLHPARRLHELLAVKITEYIKANYLIKNQTQFKDDSTIGVKPKLNSDEFEESPGSLDSGPSLLYP; encoded by the coding sequence ATGTTAAATACACCATCGATAGATAAATTTGTAATAACTGGGGCTATTGCTCTGGGAGATAGCTTATCGGATGAAGAGAAAAAATATAATGAAACTATATGCGGATGTTTTCCTTTTAAATGGTTTTTGTATCACTCAGATTACAATAATTTCACCAATGGTCATACTTGGGCTTACCTATTTGGAAACATTTTTAATAGTATTTTAAAAGAAAAAGCAACTTGGTCTGCCCAAGAAAAAGCTACCTATTTTAAAAATGTAGCAGAAGGAGGAGCAACTACGTATGACTACAGAAATATAACAAGTTTTTTTAAATATTTTAAAGGTTTTATCTTAAGTTTTTTTCTTGGAAACATTCAGAAACAAGCTGAGAAAATCATAAATATAATTAATTCTAGTATGCTGGGAGTTATTTTTGCAGGGGCTAATGATCTGGTGACGCTTGGATACTATGATGCAGAAGGAGTGGAAAGGGCAGTTCAGGGAATTATTAATACTATCGCAATCTTAACCAATAGAAATGAGAAAACAGGTTCTAACTATTTAAAGCATTTGTTACTTATTGGTTTGCCGGATATTAGTGAAACACCTCGTTTTTCACACAAGTCAGCAAAAGAAAAATCAAAAATGAAATTAGCTTGCCGGCTATATAATCAGAGATTACAAGAACTTGCTAATCAGTGCCAATATGTTAATTTTGATTGTTGTACTGTTTATCAATTTAAAGATAAAAATTGTTTAGACTCTGAAACTATAAAAAATATAGAAAAAGCTATTGTGATTGTTGGCGAAAATAAAGAAAGAACCATTTATTTTAAAAATAATAGGGAATTTATAATTAATAAATCCGATGAGAAATTTAAAAAAGCGAATATTACTCTGACTAAAGAAGAATTAGCAATTTTTTCTAAGGAGGGAGAAGTTAGTAGGAGCCAAGTAGATGAAAGTAAATTAGATGAATTTGTTAATAAAGTAACGAAACAAGCCAAATTAAATATCGATATAAAAATGATAAATATTGAAGCTATTCTGGATGAAATTTTGAAAAATCCGGAAGCTCATGGTTTTACCGCTGGCTGCGCTGTTTACTATTTACCTGAAAGTGAAGGTCAAGAAAGCGACTTATTGTCATTAGGAAATATCACTGCTGGAAATGCAGTTATTATCAAAAAGGCCGACAATCGATTTTTTAGTTATATCATAAAAGATGGTCAATTAATTAAAAATGACTCTAAACCTGTGTTACAAAAATTTGATCTTTCAAAGGAGACTTTAGATCAATTAAATGAAAAAATTAAAAAATTTCCTTCTGAAAGTAAAATAATAACCTTGGCTTACAAGGACGATATACACAATTTTTGGATTATTAATATTATTAAGTCTGTTGTGGATCACTATAAAAAATCATTTAATAAAGAAATTATACTTACTTCTATTAATAATTCAGTATTAGGAGCTATTAAAAAAGACTACTTAAATAGAAATACTATCTTTTGGGATGACTTACATCCAGCGAGAAGGTTACATGAACTATTAGCAGTAAAAATTACTGAATATATTAAAGCTAATTATTTAATAAAGAATCAGACACAATTTAAGGATGACTCAACAATCGGTGTTAAGCCTAAGCTAAATTCAGATGAATTTGAAGAATCTCCCGGTTCTTTAGATTCCGGACCTTCTTTACTGTATCCATAA
- the ribF gene encoding bifunctional riboflavin kinase/FAD synthetase, with protein sequence MIEFICNSHNIKPRHKTCVATIGNFDGLHQGHQKVIQALIKLGKQLDLPICVILFEPHPQEFFYRDQAPARLMRLREKIKFLQFLTIDRVLCLRFNKRLAECSAEEFVKKILIDKLGVKGLIIGDDFRFGRGRQGDFSFLQKLGQEYGFKVFSTPTVLFENERIGSSRVRRAVKQADFKLASLLLGRSFKLSGRVIYGDQRGRLIGFPTANIGLHRQILPLQGVFIVNVYGLASTPLAGVANIGKRPTVNGLRNLLEVYLFDFDQNIYGRFIEVEFLKKIRDEKKFDNLTALKHQITKDVTHAKNYFMNN encoded by the coding sequence ATGATAGAGTTCATTTGCAATAGCCATAATATAAAACCTAGACATAAAACTTGTGTCGCGACTATTGGTAATTTTGATGGATTACATCAAGGGCATCAGAAGGTTATTCAAGCTTTAATTAAATTAGGTAAGCAGCTAGATCTACCTATTTGCGTGATACTGTTTGAACCTCACCCGCAAGAATTTTTTTATCGAGATCAAGCACCCGCACGCTTAATGCGGTTAAGGGAAAAAATTAAATTTTTACAATTTTTAACTATCGATCGCGTCCTTTGTTTACGTTTTAATAAACGTTTAGCGGAATGCAGCGCAGAAGAGTTTGTTAAAAAAATTTTGATCGATAAATTGGGTGTAAAAGGCTTAATCATCGGTGATGATTTTCGTTTTGGAAGAGGACGTCAGGGAGATTTTTCTTTTCTGCAGAAATTAGGGCAGGAGTATGGATTCAAAGTTTTTTCTACGCCAACGGTATTATTTGAAAATGAGCGCATAGGTAGTTCACGCGTAAGAAGGGCTGTAAAGCAAGCTGATTTTAAATTAGCGTCATTGCTATTAGGCCGTTCCTTTAAACTCAGTGGCCGTGTTATCTATGGCGATCAACGCGGACGGTTAATCGGTTTTCCTACGGCTAATATTGGATTGCATCGCCAGATCCTGCCTTTACAAGGTGTGTTTATTGTCAACGTATATGGTTTAGCATCAACCCCACTAGCCGGAGTTGCTAATATAGGTAAACGTCCAACCGTAAATGGTTTGAGAAATTTATTAGAAGTTTATTTATTTGATTTTGATCAAAATATCTACGGCCGGTTTATTGAAGTAGAATTTTTAAAAAAAATACGCGATGAAAAAAAATTCGATAATTTAACAGCACTTAAACATCAAATTACTAAAGATGTGACTCACGCTAAAAATTATTTTATGAATAATTAG
- the murJ gene encoding murein biosynthesis integral membrane protein MurJ gives MSKALFKSTSVVASMTLISRILGFVRDMVAARIFGATAAVDAFYIAFKIPNFMRGLFAEGSFSMAFIPTLSEYKQTRSQEEVQKFIAYIAGTLGVILLGICILGVLGSKGLVSLFAPGLDPYRFQLAIDMLRITFPYLMLISLTALVGATLNCYGQFWVPAFTPALLNISLIMTAFSVTRFFKVPVEAQAWGVLLAGFLQLGFQLPFLHRLKLLKKPRFKWRDPGVQKVLKLMLPALFGSSIGQISLLLNTIFASFLVAGSVTWLYYSDRLAYFPLGVFGVALMTVILPHLSRQHAAKSPELFASTLNWGLRCNLLIGVPASLTMLILSGPLIVTLFHYGKFTIHDVFMTQRSVIAYSVGLQAFMLIKVLAAAFYAQQNIRTPVRIGIIALIANMIFNALLIFPLKHAGLALASSLSAWLNAGLLLWGLQARQVFQWQSGWLKFVLRLLFANSALGLFLYWAAAAIPVWINWGWQQRFSHIFLLGITSVIIYITMLWLGGLRYHDLKAQS, from the coding sequence ATGAGTAAGGCACTTTTTAAGTCAACTTCCGTTGTTGCTTCCATGACATTGATTTCGCGAATTTTAGGATTTGTTCGCGATATGGTGGCGGCTAGAATTTTTGGTGCTACGGCAGCCGTTGATGCTTTTTACATTGCTTTTAAAATTCCTAATTTCATGCGCGGATTATTTGCGGAAGGATCTTTCTCAATGGCTTTTATTCCCACTTTATCTGAATATAAGCAAACTCGTTCACAAGAAGAAGTGCAAAAATTTATTGCGTATATTGCAGGGACATTAGGAGTAATTTTATTAGGAATTTGTATTCTAGGTGTTCTAGGAAGTAAAGGTTTGGTTAGTTTATTTGCGCCAGGCTTAGATCCTTATCGCTTTCAATTAGCGATAGATATGTTAAGGATAACCTTTCCCTATTTGATGTTGATCTCTTTAACGGCTTTAGTCGGCGCGACTTTAAATTGTTACGGGCAATTTTGGGTGCCTGCTTTTACGCCGGCATTATTAAATATCTCCTTAATCATGACTGCGTTTAGCGTGACGCGTTTTTTTAAAGTACCTGTTGAAGCTCAAGCATGGGGTGTGCTATTAGCAGGATTTCTACAATTAGGTTTTCAATTACCTTTTCTCCATCGACTAAAATTATTAAAAAAGCCGCGTTTTAAATGGCGGGATCCGGGTGTACAAAAAGTATTAAAGCTTATGTTGCCAGCTTTATTTGGTTCCTCTATAGGGCAGATCAGTTTATTACTTAATACAATTTTTGCTTCATTTTTAGTTGCAGGTAGTGTGACTTGGCTTTATTACTCCGATAGACTTGCTTATTTTCCTCTAGGTGTGTTTGGTGTGGCGTTAATGACGGTGATTTTGCCGCATCTTTCTCGTCAGCATGCAGCAAAATCTCCTGAATTGTTTGCCAGTACCTTAAACTGGGGTTTACGTTGTAATTTATTGATCGGTGTTCCTGCTTCGTTAACCATGTTGATCTTATCAGGGCCGCTTATTGTTACACTTTTTCATTATGGGAAATTTACTATTCATGATGTCTTTATGACCCAGCGTAGTGTGATTGCTTATTCCGTAGGTTTGCAAGCTTTCATGTTGATTAAGGTATTAGCAGCAGCTTTTTATGCGCAACAAAACATAAGAACGCCAGTGAGGATAGGTATTATTGCGCTAATTGCAAATATGATTTTTAATGCTTTATTGATCTTTCCACTAAAGCATGCTGGTTTAGCATTGGCAAGTTCGTTGTCGGCTTGGTTAAATGCAGGTTTGTTACTATGGGGTTTACAAGCCCGTCAAGTTTTTCAATGGCAATCGGGTTGGTTAAAGTTTGTATTGCGATTATTATTTGCTAATAGCGCACTGGGTTTATTTTTGTACTGGGCGGCAGCCGCTATTCCTGTTTGGATAAATTGGGGCTGGCAACAACGTTTTTCACATATTTTCTTGCTGGGTATTACTTCTGTTATTATTTATATTACTATGCTATGGCTTGGTGGTTTGCGTTACCATGATTTAAAAGCCCAGTCATGA
- the ruvX gene encoding Holliday junction resolvase RuvX: protein MPEIKTVIGFDFGSKYIGVALGQTLPSLAQPLTSLSVKKGNLPWKEIAQLLQVWSPDVLVVGIPLNMDGTEQPITHLARDFLMELKNRFQIPVFPIDERLTTVEARSRLFAVGGYKALRKKSIDSIAAQLIVEMWLENR from the coding sequence ATGCCTGAGATTAAGACAGTTATAGGATTTGATTTTGGATCTAAATATATTGGTGTGGCGCTAGGGCAAACCTTGCCATCTTTAGCACAACCTTTGACAAGTTTAAGTGTAAAAAAAGGGAATCTACCTTGGAAAGAAATTGCTCAGTTATTGCAGGTTTGGTCTCCTGATGTGTTAGTAGTGGGCATTCCTTTAAATATGGACGGAACAGAACAACCGATAACACATTTAGCACGAGATTTTTTGATGGAGCTAAAAAATCGTTTTCAAATACCGGTGTTCCCTATTGATGAAAGGCTGACTACCGTTGAAGCGCGTTCACGACTTTTTGCTGTGGGTGGATATAAGGCCTTGAGAAAAAAATCTATTGATAGTATTGCGGCGCAATTAATCGTTGAAATGTGGTTAGAAAACCGATGA
- a CDS encoding YqgE/AlgH family protein, which yields MISEQILVEKGLMIETTHYFTNYFLVAMPILTDAYFNRSVVYVCEHTEKGAVGIVINLPLQSLRVNLSEILQDITNSKTEEPAKNIAGEDFPILCGGPVHPERGFVIHAPVGEWQSSLKMSSEISVTTSKDILLAIAKQQGPDKFIFSLGYANWIAGQMEQEIVNNFWLTLPANPNILFDIPFEQRWLKAMNYLGVDVTKLAYMGGHA from the coding sequence ATGATTAGCGAGCAGATTTTAGTCGAGAAAGGGTTAATGATAGAGACGACACATTATTTTACAAATTATTTTTTAGTGGCTATGCCTATTTTAACAGATGCCTATTTCAATCGTTCTGTGGTGTATGTATGCGAGCATACTGAAAAGGGGGCAGTGGGGATAGTGATTAATCTACCTTTACAATCCTTGCGAGTTAATCTTTCAGAAATATTACAAGACATCACGAATAGTAAGACAGAGGAGCCAGCTAAGAACATTGCAGGAGAAGATTTTCCGATCCTATGTGGAGGGCCTGTTCATCCTGAACGTGGTTTTGTGATACATGCACCTGTGGGTGAGTGGCAATCTAGCCTTAAAATGAGCAGTGAAATTTCTGTTACGACATCTAAGGATATTTTGCTCGCGATTGCTAAACAGCAGGGGCCTGATAAGTTTATTTTTTCATTAGGTTATGCAAATTGGATAGCCGGTCAAATGGAACAAGAAATTGTTAATAATTTTTGGTTAACTTTGCCGGCAAATCCTAATATATTGTTTGATATTCCCTTCGAACAACGATGGTTAAAAGCGATGAATTATTTAGGTGTTGATGTTACTAAACTAGCTTATATGGGTGGTCATGCCTGA
- the ispF gene encoding 2-C-methyl-D-erythritol 2,4-cyclodiphosphate synthase, producing MNINFRVGYGYDVHAFKIGEHIILGGVKIPYRLGLKAHSDGDVVIHALVDALLGASALGDIGHHFPDTDERWRNKDSRIFLQTTVQMLNEKNWSINNADITIIAEAPKLKDYFAAIRFNLAQDMKIDLNQINVKATTTEKLGFIGRHEGIAATAIALVQTK from the coding sequence ATGAACATTAATTTTCGTGTAGGTTATGGCTATGATGTGCATGCCTTTAAAATAGGAGAACATATAATCTTAGGAGGCGTCAAAATCCCTTATCGACTGGGACTTAAAGCCCACTCAGATGGTGACGTTGTCATTCATGCCTTAGTGGATGCACTATTAGGAGCCAGCGCTTTAGGTGATATAGGTCACCATTTTCCTGACACTGATGAGCGCTGGAGAAATAAAGACAGTCGAATATTTCTACAAACTACCGTCCAGATGTTGAATGAAAAAAATTGGTCCATAAATAACGCAGATATTACGATCATCGCAGAAGCGCCCAAACTTAAAGATTATTTTGCAGCGATACGATTTAATTTAGCACAAGACATGAAAATTGATCTGAATCAGATCAATGTAAAAGCAACTACTACAGAAAAACTAGGTTTTATTGGGCGCCATGAAGGAATTGCAGCCACTGCAATCGCTCTTGTTCAGACTAAATAA
- a CDS encoding MFS transporter — MYNNEAIISQDVPHSLTSKKQLFLASVICILAAMFYMYEYTLQVSPAVMTNELMRDLGLNAASLGTMAAFYFYSYTPMQLPAGLLFDRFGPRRLITLAILVCALGAFLFSITPDAIAASFGRFLMGIGSSFSFIGALLLVSRWFPPQYFALLTGLVQLMSSVGAIAGQVPLVTAVNHWGWRLTIISLSMVGCLLALLVWMVVRDSPETVSKGYKFQPPPKKSELKRLQQVCSNRQTWLIALYSFSIWAPITAFAALWGIPFLVASYSLTTEAASEASAMIWLGIGVGSPLIGWFSDKINSRSKPLSFSALLGVISLTTIIYCPPLPLPWLYFILFAFGLAASGQSLAFGVVKDNNTSCVVGTAIGFNNMAVVAGGALFQPLIGVLLYINWGGIMHNGTPFYDIVDYQKALLVLPLCYIIAFFVSHFLLRETHCKPQYSNETANAI, encoded by the coding sequence ATGTACAATAATGAAGCGATAATATCACAAGATGTGCCACACTCTTTAACCAGCAAAAAACAATTATTCCTCGCTTCAGTTATTTGCATACTTGCTGCCATGTTTTATATGTATGAATATACATTGCAAGTATCTCCCGCCGTTATGACCAATGAATTGATGCGTGATTTAGGTCTTAATGCAGCAAGTTTAGGAACCATGGCCGCTTTTTATTTTTATTCTTATACGCCCATGCAGTTACCCGCAGGTTTGCTCTTTGACCGCTTTGGTCCGCGCCGTTTAATTACCTTAGCTATTTTAGTATGCGCCTTAGGGGCCTTTTTATTTAGCATTACACCCGATGCGATCGCCGCTTCATTTGGCAGGTTCTTGATGGGCATAGGATCTTCCTTTTCATTTATAGGTGCTTTACTTCTTGTTTCACGCTGGTTTCCTCCTCAATATTTTGCTTTACTCACCGGCCTCGTGCAATTAATGAGTTCAGTCGGAGCAATAGCTGGTCAAGTTCCTTTAGTCACCGCTGTCAACCATTGGGGTTGGCGATTAACAATTATCTCTTTATCTATGGTCGGTTGTTTGCTTGCCTTACTAGTATGGATGGTGGTTCGAGATAGCCCCGAGACAGTTTCAAAAGGGTATAAATTTCAACCTCCTCCTAAAAAAAGTGAATTGAAAAGATTACAGCAAGTCTGTAGCAATAGACAAACTTGGTTAATTGCTTTGTATTCTTTTTCTATTTGGGCACCTATCACTGCATTTGCTGCCTTATGGGGCATCCCTTTTCTGGTAGCTAGTTACTCTCTTACTACAGAAGCTGCTTCTGAAGCGAGCGCAATGATTTGGCTAGGTATTGGTGTAGGTAGTCCCTTAATTGGTTGGTTCTCTGACAAAATTAATTCGCGATCCAAGCCACTTAGCTTTTCTGCTTTATTAGGGGTAATTAGTCTTACGACTATTATATATTGCCCGCCATTACCATTACCTTGGCTATACTTTATTTTATTTGCTTTTGGTTTAGCTGCATCAGGACAATCCTTAGCCTTTGGAGTTGTCAAAGATAATAATACTTCTTGTGTAGTGGGTACCGCAATCGGCTTTAATAATATGGCCGTTGTCGCAGGAGGAGCTCTCTTTCAGCCCTTAATAGGAGTTTTGCTTTATATCAATTGGGGAGGCATCATGCATAATGGCACCCCCTTTTATGATATAGTAGATTACCAGAAGGCACTTTTGGTATTACCTTTATGCTATATCATTGCGTTTTTTGTAAGCCATTTTTTGCTTCGAGAAACTCATTGCAAACCGCAATATTCCAATGAAACAGCTAATGCAATTTAA